In one Gadus morhua chromosome 7, gadMor3.0, whole genome shotgun sequence genomic region, the following are encoded:
- the LOC115546914 gene encoding four and a half LIM domains protein 1, translating to MADTTRCFYCREDMGGKRFVRNEGRAVCIRCHSEFCASSCVACRKPIAVDQKELSHKGRSWHESCFRCASCYKPLAKEPFNTKDQRILCGKCNSTEDAPRCHGCYKAITAGTESVEYKGNSWHNECFTCYQCKRPIGSQSFLTRGSDVYCTPCHEKKFAKQCVACKQPITSAGITYKEEPWHSHCFVCSACSKTLAGTSFYPHEGKNFCLGCFKSSVAQKCAGCHNPITGLGKAVNVVKYDGCSWHDFCFTCKRCSIGLADKSFVPQGKDVLCADCANK from the exons ATGGCAGACACCACCCGCTGCTTCTACTGTCGCGAGGACATGGGCGGTAAGCGCTTTGTACGGAACGAGGGCCGTGCCGTGTGCATCCGCTGCCACTCAGAGTTCTGCGCCAGCAGCTGCGTCGCGTGCCGCAAACCCATCGCAGTCGACCAaaag GAGCTCAGCCACAAGGGGCGCTCCTGGCACGAGAGCTGCTTCCGCTGCGCCTCCTGCTACAAGCCGCTCGCCAAGGAGCCCTTCAACACTAAGGACCAGCGCATCCTGTGTGGGAAGTGCAACTCCACAGAGGACGCACCCCGCTGCCACGGATGCTACAAGGCCATCACCGCCG GCACAGAGAGCGTGGAGTACAAAGGCAACTCCTGGCACAACGAGTGCTTCACCTGCTACCAGTGTAAACGCCCAATCGGATCGCAGAGTTTCCTCACTAGAGGAAGTGATGTGTACTGCACCCCGTGCCACGAAAAGAAGTTCGCTAAGCAGTGTGTCGCCTGCAAACAG cCCATCACCTCAGCAGGAATAACCTACAAGGAGGAGCCCTGGCACAGCCACTGCTTCGTGTGCAGCGCCTGCTCCAAGACTCTGGCCGGCACTAGCTTCTACCCGCACGAGGGGAAGAACTTCTGTCTGGGCTGCTTCAAGTCATCTGTGGCCCAGAAGTGTGCTGGCTGCCACAACCCCATCACAG GGTTGGGTAAGGCGGTGAATGTGGTGAAGTATGATGGCTGCTCCTGGCACGACTTCTGCTTCACCTGCAAGAGGTGCTCCATTGGCCTCGCCGACAAGTCCTTCGTGCCCCAGGGGAAGGACGTGCTCTGTGCCGACTGCGCCAACAAGTGA